A genome region from Dickeya dadantii NCPPB 898 includes the following:
- a CDS encoding GNAT family N-acetyltransferase has protein sequence MIIRDAKSDDLETVADIYNHAVLNTTAIFNDTTVDVANRAIWLADRTRLGYPVLVALSDDGSVMGYASFGDWRAFDGYRHTVEHSVYVHIDHRGKGIAEALMKALIERARAIGKHSMVAGIESKNAASIRLHEKLGFGRVDPIPQVGMKFGQWLDLTFMFLILDDRPTPN, from the coding sequence ATGATCATTCGGGACGCCAAGTCCGACGACCTTGAAACGGTCGCCGATATCTACAACCATGCTGTGCTAAACACAACGGCCATCTTCAATGACACCACTGTCGATGTGGCCAACCGCGCGATATGGCTAGCCGACAGGACACGACTTGGATACCCCGTCCTTGTTGCTCTGTCCGACGATGGTTCGGTTATGGGATATGCGTCCTTCGGCGATTGGCGAGCATTCGACGGCTATCGACATACTGTTGAGCACTCGGTTTATGTTCACATCGACCATCGAGGCAAAGGTATCGCAGAAGCATTGATGAAGGCGTTGATCGAGCGCGCCCGGGCCATCGGCAAGCATTCTATGGTCGCCGGGATCGAATCTAAAAACGCTGCGTCCATCCGGCTGCATGAGAAGCTTGGATTCGGCCGCGTGGATCCAATTCCGCAGGTTGGCATGAAATTCGGCCAGTGGCTCGACCTGACATTCATGTTCCTGATCCTCGATGACAGGCCAACACCCAACTGA
- a CDS encoding helix-turn-helix domain-containing protein produces MSKETNMDKRIAARIRSERESRGWSLSDLAEKASVSRAMIHKIERGESSPTANLLGKLSGAFGLSMSTLLARAEMKQGRLLRVNDQPTWQDPETGYIRRHVSPGSDLPFDIVHITLPPGEKVPMPASAYAFLRQLVWVLSGELVFVEGDVTHEMKQGDCLELGPPTDCIFRNATKKPCSYAVMVLKVS; encoded by the coding sequence ATGAGCAAAGAAACTAACATGGATAAACGTATCGCAGCGCGTATTCGCTCCGAGCGTGAAAGTAGAGGCTGGTCGCTTAGCGATCTGGCGGAGAAGGCTTCGGTGTCCCGGGCTATGATCCACAAGATCGAGCGTGGCGAGAGCAGCCCGACGGCAAACCTTCTTGGAAAACTCTCTGGAGCGTTTGGGTTGAGTATGTCGACGTTACTGGCACGTGCGGAAATGAAGCAAGGTCGTCTGCTTCGCGTGAATGATCAACCGACGTGGCAGGACCCAGAGACCGGGTACATAAGAAGGCATGTTTCTCCAGGTTCCGATCTTCCCTTCGATATTGTCCATATCACACTACCTCCCGGGGAGAAAGTTCCCATGCCCGCATCTGCCTACGCTTTCCTGAGGCAGCTTGTCTGGGTTCTCTCGGGGGAGCTGGTTTTCGTTGAAGGCGACGTGACGCACGAGATGAAGCAGGGTGACTGTCTGGAACTCGGGCCGCCGACGGATTGCATCTTTAGGAACGCTACAAAGAAACCGTGCTCTTATGCGGTCATGGTCTTGAAGGTCTCGTGA